The Alosa sapidissima isolate fAloSap1 chromosome 16, fAloSap1.pri, whole genome shotgun sequence genome has a segment encoding these proteins:
- the zfp36l2 gene encoding mRNA decay activator protein ZFP36L2: protein MRDQLRQKSSENEMSATILSAFYDIDMLYKQEKSLNMNAIHINSMLDKKAVGAPVTTSSSSNCSYTPGFFRRNSTSNMDSVTNSNKYTAGSYSNLKEGSVVNGSSNTAIMNKENKFRDRAYSENGDRSQQLQVLQQKPGSQINSTRYKTELCRPFEENGACKYGEKCQFAHGYHELRSLSRHPKYKTEPCRTFHTIGFCPYGPRCHFIHNADERRPAPANANMQGESKSARELCGGYGQRDMPQPSAFRERPKLHHSLSFSGFATQHGLDSPLIESPTSRTPPPLSTNNSCPQNFYEDVSPNTLACINSAFSFPGQELKALLAPLAVHAQNNYANHSNGAYFGNLSTVCPPSPPYNMSHLQSSLQRLSESPVFDSPPSPPDSISDRESYASGSLSSSGSLSGSESPSLDAGRRLPIFSRLSISDD, encoded by the coding sequence CAGGAGAAAAGTCTCAACATGAACGCAATTCACATCAACAGTATGTTGGACAAGAAAGCCGTGGGTGCTCCAGTTACAACGTCTAGTTCCAGCAACTGCTCCTACACCCCGGGATTTTTCCGCAGAAATTCGACCAGTAACATGGATTCAGTGACCAACAGCAACAAGTACACAGCGGGCTCCTACAGCAACTTGAAGGAGGGCTCGGTGGTGAATGGCAGCTCGAACACCGCCATCATGAACAAGGAAAACAAATTTCGTGACCGTGCATACAGCGAGAACGGGGACCGGAGCCAGCAGCTCCAGGTTCTGCAGCAGAAGCCGGGCTCTCAGATCAACTCCACCCGCTATAAGACAGAGCTATGCCGACCATTCGAGGAGAATGGAGCGTGCAAGTACGGGGAAAAGTGTCAGTTCGCGCACGGCTACCACGAGCTGAGGAGTTTGTCTCGCCACCCCAAGTACAAAACCGAGCCATGCCGCACGTTCCACACTATCGGTTTCTGCCCATATGGTCCACGGTGCCACTTCATCCACAATGCCGACGAACGCAGGCCAGCCCCGGCCAACGCCAACATGCAGGGAGAATCTAAGTCTGCTCGGGAGCTGTGCGGAGGCTACGGCCAGAGGGACATGCCACAGCCCAGCGCCTTCAGGGAGAGACCAAAGCTCCACCACAGCCTTAGCTTCTCCGGCTTTGCCACCCAACACGGACTTGACTCGCCGCTCATTGAAAGCCCCACATCCCGCACCCCGCCACCCCTATCCACCAACAACTCTTGCCCCCAAAACTTTTACGAGGATGTGTCGCCAAACACTCTTGCTTGCATCAACAGTGCCTTCTCCTTCCCTGGGCAAGAACTGAAAGCCTTACTCGCTCCACTGGCAGTGCATGCTCAAAACAACTACGCCAATCACTCTAATGGTGCTTACTTTGGGAACCTCTCGACCGTgtgccctccctctcccccctacAACATGAGCCACTTGCAGTCCTCCCTGCAGCGCCTCTCTGAGTCGCCGGTGTTCGACTCGCCCCCCAGCCCCCCTGACTCCATCTCAGACCGGGAGAGCTATGCAAGCGGGTCCCTAAGCTCTTCGGGAAGTCTCAGCGGCTCCGAATCTCCCAGTTTGGATGCCGGCAGACGTTTGCCAATCTTCAGCAGGCTGTCGATTTCAGATGATTAA